The DNA segment attttttgggcCCTGGGATGAAGCACGTGGGGTTGAGGGCAAGTAAGAAACGGAAATCTCAGAACCCAGACCAGAATCAAATTTTCCACAAGCTCAGAAGTTCAGTTTGTCAACGCCGAACAGGGCGCCGTACTTAGTTTGGCGGCCGTTCTTGTGCGAAAAGCCCAGTGGACCCGAAGATCACTCTGCTCTGTCCTGGTGACACGGCTTCCAGCAGGCTGTTTTCAGTTCTAGGTGCTAAGTTAAACAAAGAACACTGAAGAGACACCCTTCCTCAGAACACAAAGATGACAATAGGACCTTCATGGATAATATTAGCAGCTGGACCATCACCGTGCCCTGAATGTGTATGGTGTGTGCCAGATACTGGACTAAAGTATGACCTGTTGTCCTACCTGATCTTTAGAGCCAAtcctttacagatgaaaaatctgAGTTGAGCGAGATTAAGTAACGAGGTGGTTATagctatatctatctatattcgTGTCTATACCTCTGCGTCtactaaaacatacaaaatatatagtaatGTATAGAAAAGACGCAAACCACTTAcctaaaacattgtttttaataacacAAAACTGGTTCACTCATGAAGACATGGGTACCAGGTTAACAAGTATCAAATGTAACCTGTACGTTTCTCCTAAAATAGTGCCTTGAGCATGAGGGCTTGTCTGCCGTATCCTGGGAAACTGACCCAAGGGGGACTTAACATCTCAAGGGTGGATTCTTTGTCCTGGGTCAGAGTCGGTTCAGGGTCACATGCTCTTGAGGTCTCTGAAGACGACATGGGCTGCATTGCGTCCCGCGGCTCCCATGACGCCTCCTCCTGGAAGGGAGTCTCCTGTGAACCTAAGCGGTGCTCACGACCGTCcccagggagcaggtggggcCAGAGCTCGTGGGGAAGCCAGCAAGGAAGCAGAGCATGGGCACCTGCAGGGCGGTGCTGGGGACGTGAGCATCAGAACTGGGACGACTATTAAGACAGATTCTGGGCTCGCCTCCAGGCTTCCTGCTCAGAGCTCTGGGCAGGGGGCCCAGTGCACAGTCCAAGCACCTGCCCCCTCAGTCTGGAAAGCCAACGCACTGGATGGAGACCCTCTGGGCGTGAAACTAAAGCGTCAGACTAAAGGTTCAAGGGGCAAGGGGTGGAAGCTCAGACCTCTCTGGGGCATGTCCACAGGGGATGGCAGCCCTGGCAAGGTCAGCGAGGCTTGGAATGGACGCAggcaagaatttttaaattaagaaacgTAATGTTACCAATTCTCACAGGTCTGACATCTGGAGGGGGAATTCAGGGACACGGGTCTTTCACAACCAAAGTTGGCATTTGGAGAGCCGCCCCTGGGGCAAATTTTTAAACCTCGTTTGGAGGAGGTGGGAGCTACCCCGAGGGTGTGGCCAGCTGGCAgagtcccctcctcccacctgttTCCTGTGCACTGAGAATCCCCAATATGGGGGATGGCCTGTTCTCATGGGAGTTCCTTGctcccctccatctctccctgccccccttctcccccGTCAGCAAGCTTCTGCCGTCCAGCCAGCCCCCACAGCCCGCACAGGGAAGAGGGCCCACGTCACTCACCAGGGTGGGCACCGCTGCCACAGAGATACAGGCCCTGGAGAGGACAGCGGTAGCTGGAGTGCAGGGGCACGGGGCGGGCAAAGTAGAGCTGGTCCAGGGTCATGGCACAGTGGAATATGTTCTGCGGGAGGCAGGGCCACAGTCGTTGACATAGGAGTGTTATGGTCTTTCCGGCCTTTGCaggtttcttcccctccccttctccaagGAAGGTTCTTTTCCTTCCAGCATGTTTTcttggaaaggggaggggagagagaggacagtTGCATGTCCTTGGGCTGGGgatggagttttccagaggcatttttcaggaggaaagaaaggtgaTGAGCACCTTCAGAGtgtgagagggaaagaagagggagatgtTAAGTGTTTGCCGAGGACTACAAATCCTCCTCAGTCTGTTTGAAAAATGGAGGATTTGACCTATTTTGGCAGCCGGCTCATGTTTCCTTGGCCAAGACACCCACCTGAGCCTGGGTCCCAGGGGTCCAAGCCCCAGCAGAGTCACAGTGGATGGCAGACAGGGACAGGGTACTCAGGCTTGGTCCTGCTCCCCTGGCTGGGGTCCGAGCAGCTGGGaaggtgtgggggcagggggagcaaggggaaggggaaggtcaAACTTGCAGGGCGGGTCTGGACAAGAAGATCACACCTGCTGGACGTCCCTCCAGCTAACCACGTCAGCATGTCCCAAGCTGGGctcctcctcccctaccccccaagTCTGCTCTCTTCCACCTTCCCCACCTCGGTGGGCGACCTCACCTTCCCCGCCTGGGCCTCCAGGTGGACCCTTCACGTCACCTCCACCCTGACCACATTACACTGAGACTTCTCAGTTCAGCCTGCCCTATGCCTCCCATAACCATCCACTCTGTTCCCTTCCCACCGTCTGGCCTCCTGCACTCTAGATCTGGACCAGCGCTGTCCAATAAAAACATAACATGAGCCAcatatgcaatttttattttctaggagccacattaaagtttaaaaagaaaatggtgaaatgaatgtcaataatatattttatttgacctAACAGAGCCAAAACATTATCACTTCAACATGTGACcaatacaaatattattaatgagatgtgttccattttttttgtcCTAAGCCTTTGCAGGCTGGTGGGTGTTTTATGTGTACAGCCCGCCTCAGTTTGGCCTCACCCACTGAAACCACCAAGAGCCACGTGAAGCTGGTGGCTGCAGTATGGACCTGGCCTCCTAACTGGTCCCTTTGCCTCCAGTCTCAACAAGGCTTTGATAAATCAGAGAGGAAAGTCCAAGGACCTGCTACCTTAAGAGGGGAGCTCCCTCTGAAGAAAGCCAGATGGGAGAGGTGGCCATGGATGTCCAGACAGGGGACATCCTGGTGACTTTCTCAGCAGGCACTGCCTCTCCTGTCTGATCTtactcctccccactccctagGTCTGACcacttctctgtcccctctccaccGTGGTCTCTGCACTGTCCTCCCTTCTCAATACGGGCTGGGTGTGGAGAGACAAGATAAAACCAAGTGGGCAGGCCAGGGAGTGGGGGTGCAGGGAGAAGAATGTGATGAGGGATGCCTTATACTCACCCCTCCAGGAAGCCCAAAAATTCTCTCCAGATCAGGCGGTGTGAGGATGTCCCTGCCCACCACGGAGCCCTTGAAGCCAGGGGCGTAGGCCTCGATGCAGTCAAACACTGATTGCAGAACAGCAGAGAAACGAGATGGTGTgagcaggaagaagaggagacGCCATGATTGTACAACTTGGCAAATGTATGAAAATTCATTAAACTACACACTTAAAATGGGTCTATTTTTATcatatgcaaattatatctcaataagcaaaaaatacataaacagtcCATGGGCAAGTAAATAATTCATTACAAAGGCCTCTGGGTCCACCCCACTTTCCCACCTGCTTATCCCAGCCCTAAACACAAAGTTACTTGTCTCCCGTGTATATGCAAAGCTTTCTTCACCTCCTTGCTCTGCTCAAGCTGTTTCTTCACTTGGAATGCCCATTGCTGCCTGGCCAACTCCCATTCTTCCTTTAAAACCCAGCTCAAATGTCTCTTCCTTATCTCTCTGGCACATACCTTCCTTCTTTGACTCACAGAGTAAGTTGTATTGTAAGACTGGTTTCTCTATTCATCCCCCCAAATCCTGACTGGACTGTGAGTAACGTTAAGGACAGGAATCGTGTCTTTCAGGCTTTCTTAGCCCAGTGCCGGACCCCAGCAGGCACTCCTTGTGTTGACTTGGGTTCCCTTGGGTTCTTCTCTCCCTTTGGGGGCAGGACCTGGCATTGTTAATCCTGAATGAGCAGATAGGAGGAGAGGGGTCCAGTGGGGCTGCACGGCCACCGGTCACTCTGGAGTCAGGACGGTCTGGCCCTCTTTACCTTTGTCTGCATAAGCGTTTCTCTCCTGCTCATCCCACACCTTGCCTCCAGCCAGCGTGTAGGGAGTGTACTGTGTGAAGAGCGAGACAACATGGCAGCCGGGGGGAGCCAGGGTAGGGTCCAGCGAGGAAGGGATGCAGAGCTCAATCATAGGCCTGCCacatgggggaggagagagggtcaGGGGCAAGGAACAGCAGTGGCCCTGAAGGAAGGGCTGGGAGCTTCTCTGAGGTGCCAGGGACATAACGAAGGAAGGCCCGGGGTAACCTGGTGCCAAGGTCGCTGTCTCTTCGAGGCTGTGGTGGTTGCTTGCCTGCACGGGCTCCGTGTCCCCCAGGACAGTCCAGAATGCTCCAGAGGATCTCCCAGTCCCTcaccagcctccccaccccccgccccagggcctcTGGTCCCCTTTAGCCTCCTTCCCCAATGGGTGCCTGTCCCCACCTTCCTCCACTACAGCCTGGGCTCTGCCAGGCCTCTCAGGTCTCCGGGGCCCAGCGGGCAGCACAaacaaaggagggaaggggccagGCCTAGGGCAGCAGGTGCTCAGGTAGCCGGACTTCATCCCCGGTCACCTTTCCCTGAGCAGGCTGGGGAAATCAGAGCTTCCGGGGCTGTGGCCAGCAGACAGAACCCTGAGCggtttcccaccccctcccctgctaacaatGCCCCGTCTCCTTGGGGCACGTTTTCCCTCTAATCTCCACATCTGGCCACCTTCAGGCCACGTGAAATGGCCTTTTCCCTGCATCCCTCATTTACAATGTGTCTTCTGAACCTGGATGTCCAGTAGGCAGCTCCAGAGTAACCTGTCCAAACCCGAATGCCTAAAGCCTGCTCCTCCCCAGCCAGACACACCAGATCCCCCTTCTTCGTAAAGACAAACACCATCGTTTAGCGGCTCCTCTTTCTTGCTCACACCTGACTTTTGTCCAACAGCAGATGCTGCCAGCTTCACCTTCAAATACCCAGTATCTGGCTActtcttttgctgttgttgtttttaaaaatttttttaatgttttattaatttttgagagagagacagagcatgagtgggggaggggcagagaaagagggagacacagaatctgaaccaggctccaggctctgagctgtcagcacagagcccgacgcggggctcaaacccacgaaccatgagatcatgacctgagccgaaattggacacttaactgactgagccacccaggtacccctatctGGCTACTTCTTGTCACTTCCACCACCCCTACCCTGGTCTGGGCCACAGTCCTCTGTCTCTTGGATTCTGCAATAGTAACCAATTGCAACAGATGCCTTTTTTTCTCCAAACAGTGGCCAGAGGGGTCTTTCCAAAATgtaagtcaggctctgcacaaacTTTCCTGGAGTAAAAGCCAGGAGTAGCTTCCAGGGCCCAGCAGGATACAGCAGCCGTAGCTCTGGGAccacccccccactcctcccttcACTCCCAGGTTCTCTTCCTCTGGCCTCTCTGGTCACATCCCTGTGTCTGCAACACACCACTccattcctgccccagggcctttgcacctgacTTGCCCTCTACCTGGGTGTTTTCCCTCAGATATTGATAagatttttattctcaattttttggGTCTCTGGTGCCACGCTATCAGAGATGCCTTTCTTTCCTGACCTTCTTATAAAGGCTAGCAAATCCTCCCTTCTTCTGACCTATTTTTCTCCATATTATCAGTGCATGTTTGTTGATTGTCTTGTCTTCCACAACAGAAGGTCAGTGACCTGAGGGCAGAGGCCATGTTGACTCTGCTTGCTGCTCTGTGCCCAGGTTCCTGGACTAAGCCTGTTACAGAGTAGGGGctccaaaatatttatgaatgaataaatgggcaTTGCCTTTTACCCTTCTCTCAGGGCACTTGTCCTCTTTACCTCAtgccataaatatttatgtgcctgCCTTACGATAAGCTCTGTGTCCGTTTCATGCCCCTGCCTGACCTCCAATTCCCCCAACCTGTACTCAATAGAGTCCCGCCCAGAAAAGGTTTTCAACAGGCTTTGGTGGAAGTTGACAGTATGGAGAGATACTTGCTCTTGTAAGGTCCCTGCCTGTTCCCAGAAGGATGGAGAGACAGCTGGGATGGGAGGTAGGAAATGCTTTTTAGAAGTTTTCTATGAAAGCATCTTATCAGAGACAAGAGAATATGGAGCAGGGGAATCGGGTGAGTGTGTGCCCATTGATGGGGCTGCCAAATCAGAGAAACCCCTTCTCTTCCAGAAAGCATTTTCTGCAATTCTTCTCCAAGGCCAGTGCTGTTTTCTCTGCAGTCCTTTGCTCTCCTGCTAATACGTGACACTTGGCTGAACCATGTCCTACTCTTTACTCCTTACCTGCCCTGGCCCACAGGCTTCTTGTCTAGATGTACTTCCTATCCTTGGACTTAAGTATGGGTTTAGGCAGATTCTGAGACACTGTGAATGTTTAACACCAGGAGGAAGAGGCAATCCTTGCCATGTCTAGACAGACCCCTCACGCACCCCTCACCTGGCCCATGCGTGTAAGATTGTAACAGGGGACACCAAAGCCCAGCGGCCACCCACCTGTGGGAAGGCAGGCCATCCATGGCATCTTCAAAGGCCCGGTGGAGAAGGAGGGTGTCTTCACAGTTCAGGTGGATGGAGCACTGGTGATGGGGGAGTGGCTGGCCCCCGGGAGCATTGGGGGCCGCCAGGAAGTCAGGCAGCCTGTCGACAGCCACTGATGGACCAAAGAGGAGGATGAGGGCCCAAAGGCCCATGTCCTCAGACCCCAGGATCCTCCTTTTCTACCCTTCACCCTGCTCACCCAAGTGATGGACtggaaagaaaaagtatgaaaGAGTGTTTCACCTTCAAACTAGGGGGCAGGCTGGAGGGCAGAGAATAGAGGTGATGATGTAGGCCAGTTCTTCCCAGACTTGGAAATTTCTCACTCAGGTAATGTCAGAAGAGACAGCTCTGCAGTCTGGTGTGCCTCTTACCATTGATCTTGGTAACAGGTGACTGGGTGTCTAGTCGGGAGATCCTGTCCACGAACTCCTCAGGAAGCCATTCCTGGAAGAAGGTTCCATGAAAACGCCTGGGGATGGCTGAGGCCCCAAGGGGCTGCCTTCTTCCTTTGCTCAGGATGGTCCCTCAACCTCTACTGCCAGAAATCCTCTCCATCCTTCAGAGCTCAGCCAAagcacctcctctgtgaagtcaGCCTGGATCCCCTCCAGCTTAACACTAACCACTTCTTCCTTTGAGCTCTGCCAGAGCAATGTATATGGCCCACACCAGCTCCTGCTTTGGATATGGCCAGTGGGCTACAGGCCCCTTTTCTCCTCTGGTCTCCAAGCTCTTGTAAATCTTGGTTATTTCAGAATTGTCTTGACAAGATGCTTTTGAAcagatgtttgttgaattttCTTAGTGGAATTACTCAGAAAAAGTGGTatcttgtccccccccccccaggtagtCCCAAGAATGGTTGGGACCTCCATACTCATATACATATTATCATATCTTCTGGTGACAGGGAAGGTGTGATCAATTGCAAAAATTTCCCCCAATCCTCACCCCTCCCTAGGTACACACACCTCTGTAACATCCTCCTACTGTGATTCTGCGCTTGTGACAAGTTCATGTAAGAAAGTAGGATGCAAACAGAAGCCTGAAAAGCACCTGCATGAATGAGTTTGCTCACTTTTGTCCTCTGCCAGGCCCTGAGAACATGCCTGGACTTACATTGGAGGATGAAGGACACATGGAGCAGAGCTAGTCAATCTGGTCATTCCAGCAGAAATCGTCCTGGATTAGCCCCAGCCAGCCAACCTGGGCACATGAGCGAAGCCAGCCAAGATGAACAGGACCCACTAGTTGACCCACAGCTGATGGAAGGTGCATGAGCAAGCCCAGATCGGCTGAACTCAGCCAAGTTCAACTGAATTCTCCAGTTCTGTGTGCTAAATCAGTATTCTTAATATATGCCCACAAGCTGAGCATCCATATGGCCATAGATAATTGACACAGATGCTGGAATTAGCATTGGCTAGAGGGGGAATCAGGGTAGTAGGGTAACTCTGGATTAAAAGTCAGACCCGGGTTCTAGCTCCGGCTCTGCCAATCGCCAGCTGCATGGCCTAGGTCATCTCATTCCTTCGGACCTTCCTTCCCACCCGTGAGGCTTCTTCCCTGTTTGCTACCTGCCTGTTGGGTAAGGAAGAGATGGCTTCCCCCAGTGCAGATACCTGGCACTTACATCTCCCATCCTCATGCAGTCCTGGCTCCCTTGACCAACACCCCCCATGTTGGCGGACAGCTTGCCTCCACCCTCAGGCCTTACCTGTGGTGTCAGCTTCAGGAAGGTGACCTGTGGAGATGCGTTGGACAGCACCACCTTACTCCTCACCTCCGAGCCGTCTTGCAGCACCGCTCCTTGGACGCGCCCTTCGCTGCTCACCTGCACTTTGGCCACTGCCTAGAGCCCACCAGAGTGAGGCCCCAGAAACCCCccaggaagaaaaatacagttgGATCTTGGAGGATTTCCATTGTCTGTGCTGCTCTGGGGCACTGCCAGCTTCCGCAGCCTGAAGCCACCCTGCTGGGCTCTGCAGCAAAGTGATGAAGACTTAGCCCACTCACTCTAATGGAAAGGCTCAGCCCAAACGGGGTTAGGGGCCAGAGAATTCAAAGGGGGTGGTCCGAAGAACGGGGGCCTGGTTGACAGTTGCCCAGCCATTAACAGGCTACATAAATTCAGCCCCTTGATtccaagccccacgttgtgccTCAGTTAAAGGAGGACCTTCTGAATTTGACATTTGGTTCTATACTGAGATCCTTGCAAATAATCAGGGTAAGGGGTAGGGGGACATTCACCTTTTCAGTGAAGACACTTGCTCCATGTGCAGTGGCTGAGCTGGTGATGGCATCAGAGAG comes from the Panthera uncia isolate 11264 chromosome D2, Puncia_PCG_1.0, whole genome shotgun sequence genome and includes:
- the PYROXD2 gene encoding pyridine nucleotide-disulfide oxidoreductase domain-containing protein 2 isoform X1, encoding MAASGRGLSRVIGASSCPAWRGAHWEARGRLKPEYDAVVIGAGHNGLVAAAYLQRLGVNTAVFERRPVIGGAAVTEEIIPGFKFSRASYLLSLLRPQIYIDLELKKHGLRLHLRNPYSFTPMLEEGTGNKVPRSLLLGTDMAENQKQIAQFSRRDAQAFPKYEAFMNRLALAIDPLLDAAPVDAEAFQRGSLLQRLKSLSTLKPLLQAGRVLGAQLPQYYQVLTAPITKVLDQWFESEPLKATLATDAVIGAMTSPHTPGSGYVLLHHVMGGLEGMQGAWGYVQGGMGALSDAITSSATAHGASVFTEKAVAKVQVSSEGRVQGAVLQDGSEVRSKVVLSNASPQVTFLKLTPQEWLPEEFVDRISRLDTQSPVTKINVAVDRLPDFLAAPNAPGGQPLPHHQCSIHLNCEDTLLLHRAFEDAMDGLPSHRPMIELCIPSSLDPTLAPPGCHVVSLFTQYTPYTLAGGKVWDEQERNAYADKVFDCIEAYAPGFKGSVVGRDILTPPDLERIFGLPGGNIFHCAMTLDQLYFARPVPLHSSYRCPLQGLYLCGSGAHPGGGVMGAAGRNAAHVVFRDLKSM